The proteins below come from a single Drosophila kikkawai strain 14028-0561.14 chromosome 3R, DkikHiC1v2, whole genome shotgun sequence genomic window:
- the LOC108073021 gene encoding uncharacterized protein isoform X1 gives MFIAEMLQKGQMLVRELYIQHCSHQLSEFLKKKDIWRIMFLNDLGQPLILEPGKKYGPFEEHSGALLLSSVAFKDHVVPEKWSKVVVGSEADLCCLRLQNTFKSSKFANCTLKTLRPNKPTKIEHGETEITVTLIPVGKSKDALEMHLYYIENGHTRALIVDRLSGVLDFLPKGNLSFHRGLGQGIDVMYVDEGLLDGAPLNEDLYALAHLIRPKHIYGLRQKELPKWLLDLCQQKDLYKPIK, from the exons ATGTTTATCGCCGAGATGTTGCAGAAGGGGCAGATGCTTGTTAGGgaactatatat CCAGCATTGTTCACACCAACTCAgtgaatttctaaaaaaaaaggacatttGGCggataatgtttttaaatgacCTGGGACAGCCCCTTATATTGGAGCCTGGAAAGAAATATGGTCCCTTTGAGGAG CACAGTGGAGCACTGCTCCTGTCGTCTGTCGCCTTTAAAGATCATGTTGTTCCTGAAAAATGGTCTAAAGTCGTCGTTGGATCGGAGGCGGATCTCTGTTGTCTGAGACTGCAGAATACTTTTAAAAGCTCCAAATTTGCGAACTGCACATTGAAAACGTTGAGGCCCAATAAGCCCACGAAAATAGAGCATGGTGAAACCGAGATCACAGTCACCTTGATACCAGTGGGAAAAAGCAAAGATGCCTTGGAAATGCACCTATACTACATAGAGA ATGGCCACACGAGAGCTCTCATTGTAGACCGCCTTTCAGGCGTCTTGGACTTCCTGCCCAAAGGCAATTTATCCTTTCATCGGGGCCTTGGCCAGGGAATCGATGTAATGTATGTAGACGAAGGACTTCTGGATGGAGCGCCATTAAATGAGGATCTTTACGCTCTCGCTCACCTGATAAGACCGAAGCACATCTACGGACTGCGGCAGAAAGAGTTGCCCAAGTGGCTGCTTGATCTCTGCCAGCAGAAAGATCTCTACAAGCCGATTAAATAA
- the LOC108073021 gene encoding uncharacterized protein isoform X2, whose protein sequence is MTWDSPLYWSLERNMVPLRSGALLLSSVAFKDHVVPEKWSKVVVGSEADLCCLRLQNTFKSSKFANCTLKTLRPNKPTKIEHGETEITVTLIPVGKSKDALEMHLYYIENGHTRALIVDRLSGVLDFLPKGNLSFHRGLGQGIDVMYVDEGLLDGAPLNEDLYALAHLIRPKHIYGLRQKELPKWLLDLCQQKDLYKPIK, encoded by the exons atgacCTGGGACAGCCCCTTATATTGGAGCCTGGAAAGAAATATGGTCCCTTTGAGGAG TGGAGCACTGCTCCTGTCGTCTGTCGCCTTTAAAGATCATGTTGTTCCTGAAAAATGGTCTAAAGTCGTCGTTGGATCGGAGGCGGATCTCTGTTGTCTGAGACTGCAGAATACTTTTAAAAGCTCCAAATTTGCGAACTGCACATTGAAAACGTTGAGGCCCAATAAGCCCACGAAAATAGAGCATGGTGAAACCGAGATCACAGTCACCTTGATACCAGTGGGAAAAAGCAAAGATGCCTTGGAAATGCACCTATACTACATAGAGA ATGGCCACACGAGAGCTCTCATTGTAGACCGCCTTTCAGGCGTCTTGGACTTCCTGCCCAAAGGCAATTTATCCTTTCATCGGGGCCTTGGCCAGGGAATCGATGTAATGTATGTAGACGAAGGACTTCTGGATGGAGCGCCATTAAATGAGGATCTTTACGCTCTCGCTCACCTGATAAGACCGAAGCACATCTACGGACTGCGGCAGAAAGAGTTGCCCAAGTGGCTGCTTGATCTCTGCCAGCAGAAAGATCTCTACAAGCCGATTAAATAA
- the Srp14 gene encoding signal recognition particle 14 kDa protein produces the protein MVLLDNSNFILRLEKIANAAKKDSSFTLTFKRYDGHDKPVPRAGRPPLPKPATYMCLIRAQSKSQKISTVVRQEDVPTMMGMYSQFMKSKMDGLKRVKKVKSKAKATKG, from the exons ATGGTTTTGCTGGACAATTCCAAC TTCATCCTGCGCCTGGAGAAGATCGCCAATGCGGCGAAGAAGGACTCCTCCTTTACGTTAACATTCAAGCGCT ATGATGGCCACGACAAGCCCGTGCCCAGAGCCGGCAGACCGCCATTGCCCAAGCCAGCTACCTACATGTGCCTAATTCGAGCCCAGTCCAAGTCGCAGAAG ATTTCCACCGTCGTGCGCCAGGAGGATGTGCCCACAATGATGGGCATGTACTCGCAGTTCATGAAGAGCAAAATGGATGGCCTGAAGCGCGTGAAGAAGGTGAAAAGCAAGGCCAAGGCGACGAAGGGATAG